In Hydrogenovibrio marinus, a single genomic region encodes these proteins:
- a CDS encoding PilZ domain-containing protein, which produces MLFNNPSVHTERAARVRGQTVTVDAVLTEISISGVVVISPKRASIGTRVEVFFEIPAKGYFRELSTTGFVEHFHSADNGFLLGIRFEDVPDEIKDYIQDFIDYKERLHQLGKKTHHKPDNS; this is translated from the coding sequence ATGCTCTTCAACAATCCATCTGTACATACCGAACGTGCTGCAAGGGTCAGAGGCCAAACCGTTACTGTTGACGCTGTCTTAACAGAGATATCCATCAGTGGCGTGGTAGTTATCAGCCCGAAAAGAGCCAGTATCGGCACACGTGTTGAAGTGTTCTTTGAGATTCCTGCAAAAGGCTATTTTAGAGAGCTGAGCACAACAGGATTTGTCGAGCACTTTCACAGTGCGGACAATGGATTTCTATTAGGCATCCGTTTTGAAGACGTTCCTGACGAGATCAAAGACTACATTCAAGACTTTATCGACTATAAAGAACGCCTACATCAGCTTGGCAAAAAGACTCACCACAAACCCGACAACAGCTAA
- a CDS encoding PilZ domain-containing protein, producing the protein MKSIIPNRRHYERVSTERPVTLLTPENNTLQGKMVDLSIHGAGIIVYSEYITCKEVQIMFNLPTNGGTPLTLSAVITHNSSIRGDCFLGLEFVGILKNYESAIHEFIRFHHRLD; encoded by the coding sequence ATGAAATCAATAATACCTAACAGACGCCACTACGAACGGGTTTCGACCGAAAGACCCGTTACCTTATTAACGCCTGAAAACAATACATTACAAGGCAAAATGGTCGACCTTTCCATTCACGGTGCAGGGATTATCGTCTATTCAGAGTACATCACTTGCAAAGAAGTGCAAATCATGTTCAATTTACCGACCAACGGCGGAACGCCACTTACCCTTTCAGCAGTCATCACGCATAACAGCTCAATTAGAGGAGACTGTTTTTTAGGGCTAGAATTCGTCGGGATTCTAAAGAACTACGAATCGGCAATCCACGAATTTATTCGATTTCATCATCGATTGGATTAA
- a CDS encoding heavy-metal-associated domain-containing protein, with protein sequence MYSLQVENIKCGGCANSITKKLLSLEGVADVQVDIENGEVRFEADNENQVEQVKAQLAGMGYPEAGTIQGMASVGAKAKSFISCAVGSMSDKA encoded by the coding sequence ATGTATAGCCTTCAGGTAGAGAATATTAAATGTGGTGGTTGCGCCAATAGCATCACCAAAAAACTTTTATCGTTGGAAGGTGTCGCTGATGTTCAGGTCGATATTGAAAACGGTGAAGTCCGCTTTGAGGCCGACAACGAAAATCAAGTTGAGCAGGTTAAAGCACAATTGGCCGGCATGGGATATCCTGAAGCCGGTACGATTCAGGGAATGGCTTCGGTGGGCGCAAAAGCGAAATCTTTTATTTCCTGTGCCGTTGGTAGCATGTCTGACAAAGCATAA
- the parC gene encoding DNA topoisomerase IV subunit A: MSQQSINYEGIEHQTIAQFTEKAYLDYAMYVILDRALPHIGDGLKPVQRRIIYAMSELGLKASSKHKKSARTVGDVLGKFHPHGDSACYEAMVLMAQDFSFRYPLVDGQGNWGSVDDPKSFAAMRYTEAKLSKFSQLLLEEIGQGTVDWVPNFDGSLNEPSVLPSRVPHVLLNGTSGIAVGMATDIPPHNLKEIVGACVAILENKNITDEEIFEHVPGPDYPNRALVITPKSEMQRLYQTGNGTIRQRARYEVEDGVNVVVDALPFQVSGSKVLEQIAAQMRAKKLPMVVDLRDESDHENPVRIVIELRSRRIDVEAAMLHLFATTDLERSYRVNLNVIGLNGRPQVKSLKDILTEWLMFRLETVRKRLQYRLDKVLARLHILDGLLIAYLNIDEVIAIIREEDKPKPVLMERFNLTETQAEAILELKLRHLARLEEMKIRTEQNELDKERQMLEKTLGSETRMRTLVKKELIADAELYGDERRSPIVSAEMARAMSEQDLLPSEAVTVVLSETGWVRAAKGHDIDGRALSYKSGDSFKHQAQGQSRQTAIFLDSTGRAYALAAHSLPSARSHGEPLTGRLSLPTGASIESVILGQDQDRFILASSAGYGFIAQLENLSSKNKSGKAALSVDKSAKVLPPSIVKEGDWVIVTTSEPRMLVFEQSELPEIAKGKGNKLIQMPKGEAVTAVFAFSPGAKLELVAGDYAKPFGPTAIEEAFSARAKKGVTLPRTLKQVTEIRLVKE, translated from the coding sequence ATGAGCCAGCAATCAATCAACTACGAAGGCATCGAACATCAAACCATAGCTCAATTTACCGAAAAGGCCTACTTAGATTATGCGATGTACGTTATTTTGGATCGTGCACTTCCGCATATCGGAGATGGTCTGAAGCCTGTTCAAAGACGGATCATTTATGCGATGTCAGAGCTGGGGTTGAAGGCTTCTTCAAAGCACAAAAAATCTGCGCGTACCGTTGGGGATGTGTTAGGTAAATTCCATCCACATGGTGACTCTGCCTGTTACGAAGCCATGGTGTTGATGGCACAGGATTTCTCTTTCCGCTATCCATTGGTTGACGGGCAAGGCAACTGGGGGTCTGTCGATGATCCGAAATCGTTTGCTGCCATGCGTTATACCGAGGCCAAACTGTCAAAATTCAGTCAGTTGTTGCTGGAAGAGATTGGGCAAGGTACGGTGGATTGGGTACCGAACTTCGATGGCTCTCTAAATGAACCCAGTGTGTTGCCGTCTCGTGTGCCTCACGTTCTATTGAATGGTACTTCTGGTATTGCCGTAGGGATGGCGACGGATATCCCGCCTCATAACCTCAAAGAAATCGTCGGCGCCTGCGTTGCCATTCTGGAAAACAAAAACATTACCGATGAAGAAATTTTTGAACACGTTCCGGGGCCGGATTATCCAAACCGTGCGTTGGTGATCACACCAAAAAGCGAAATGCAGCGTTTGTATCAGACTGGAAATGGAACCATTCGTCAGCGTGCGCGTTACGAAGTGGAAGATGGTGTGAATGTGGTGGTTGATGCCTTGCCGTTTCAAGTTTCCGGTTCCAAAGTATTGGAGCAAATCGCCGCGCAAATGCGTGCGAAGAAATTGCCGATGGTTGTAGATTTACGAGATGAGTCTGACCATGAAAATCCAGTCAGAATTGTTATCGAACTACGTTCACGCCGCATTGATGTCGAGGCAGCCATGCTTCACTTGTTTGCCACCACTGACTTGGAAAGAAGTTATCGCGTTAACCTGAATGTGATTGGATTGAACGGGCGCCCTCAAGTCAAAAGCTTAAAAGATATTTTGACCGAGTGGTTGATGTTCCGTCTTGAGACCGTTAGAAAACGTTTGCAATACCGCTTGGATAAAGTGCTGGCAAGGCTGCATATTTTGGATGGTTTGCTAATTGCCTACCTCAATATTGATGAGGTGATTGCCATTATCCGAGAAGAAGATAAGCCTAAGCCGGTTTTGATGGAGCGTTTTAACCTAACGGAAACACAGGCAGAAGCCATTCTTGAGTTGAAATTACGTCACTTGGCGCGCTTGGAAGAGATGAAAATCCGTACCGAGCAGAACGAGTTGGACAAAGAGCGTCAAATGCTGGAAAAAACGCTTGGCAGCGAAACCAGAATGAGAACCTTGGTGAAAAAAGAATTGATTGCCGATGCTGAGCTTTATGGTGACGAGCGTCGTTCTCCAATTGTTAGCGCTGAAATGGCTCGAGCTATGAGCGAACAAGATCTTTTGCCGTCTGAAGCGGTTACAGTTGTACTGTCAGAAACAGGATGGGTGCGTGCGGCAAAAGGTCATGATATTGACGGTCGTGCTCTGAGTTATAAGTCAGGAGATTCCTTCAAGCATCAAGCGCAAGGGCAAAGCCGACAAACGGCAATCTTTTTGGATTCGACTGGGCGGGCTTATGCATTGGCAGCCCATAGTTTACCTTCGGCAAGAAGCCATGGTGAGCCGTTAACCGGTCGCTTGAGCTTGCCGACAGGAGCCAGTATTGAAAGTGTAATTTTAGGGCAGGATCAAGATCGCTTTATCCTTGCCAGTTCTGCTGGGTATGGTTTTATTGCCCAGTTAGAGAACTTATCTTCGAAGAACAAGTCCGGAAAAGCGGCACTAAGTGTCGATAAGAGCGCAAAAGTGCTTCCGCCTTCTATCGTGAAAGAAGGAGATTGGGTCATTGTGACGACTAGCGAGCCAAGAATGCTTGTTTTTGAACAATCCGAGTTGCCGGAAATCGCAAAAGGGAAAGGTAATAAATTGATTCAAATGCCCAAGGGGGAAGCGGTGACGGCAGTATTTGCCTTTAGTCCTGGCGCTAAATTAGAGTTGGTTGCCGGTGATTATGCGAAGCCTTTCGGCCCTACGGCAATAGAAGAAGCCTTCTCCGCTAGGGCTAAGAAAGGAGTCACTTTGCCAAGAACCCTGAAACAGGTCACTGAAATTCGTTTGGTTAAGGAATAG
- a CDS encoding motility-associated protein has translation MNIISKPLAILIIIGSFIGGFLMEGGVLSSLWHPSELVIILGIAFGVFLAATPVYVWGKTMVYLGRFFKGGRVNKKIYVELLGLLDELSRLARAQGVLALEAHITSPEDSSIFMNYPLILKHRELKKFIVDNFSYLLLNPPQALDFKHYLEDQIHDIIHSMMEVPRATGKISGLLPGFGIVAAVMGVILTMNLLGGDMDVAKIGSSIGAALVGTLTGIFFSFAVVAPFTHATEVMIRQDQAIFEVAAAFLYAFSHGVSPSMAAEIGRQRIPPDFEIKRDGP, from the coding sequence ATGAATATTATTTCAAAACCTTTAGCCATACTGATTATTATCGGAAGTTTCATTGGCGGTTTCCTCATGGAAGGGGGCGTGCTTTCTTCGTTATGGCACCCTTCTGAGTTGGTCATTATCCTTGGGATTGCATTTGGTGTGTTCCTTGCAGCGACACCTGTCTATGTCTGGGGTAAGACGATGGTTTACTTGGGGCGCTTTTTCAAAGGTGGCCGCGTCAATAAAAAGATATATGTTGAGCTATTGGGCTTACTGGATGAATTGTCCCGTTTGGCTCGTGCGCAAGGGGTTCTTGCGTTGGAGGCTCACATCACTTCACCTGAGGACAGTTCAATCTTTATGAACTATCCACTGATTCTTAAGCATAGAGAGCTTAAGAAATTTATCGTCGATAACTTTTCTTACCTATTGTTGAACCCACCACAAGCGTTGGATTTCAAACATTATTTAGAAGATCAGATTCACGATATCATTCATTCTATGATGGAAGTGCCGCGCGCGACCGGTAAGATTTCCGGGTTACTGCCTGGTTTCGGGATCGTGGCTGCGGTAATGGGCGTTATCCTGACAATGAATTTGTTGGGTGGTGACATGGATGTGGCAAAAATTGGTAGCTCAATCGGTGCCGCTCTTGTAGGGACTTTGACGGGTATCTTTTTCTCATTTGCTGTTGTTGCGCCCTTTACGCATGCAACAGAAGTGATGATTCGTCAGGATCAGGCAATTTTTGAAGTGGCGGCGGCTTTCCTTTATGCGTTCTCTCATGGGGTATCGCCTAGTATGGCCGCAGAGATTGGTAGACAACGTATTCCGCCAGATTTTGAAATTAAGCGCGATGGTCCTTAA
- a CDS encoding OmpA/MotB family protein — translation MSGSRMSKGRGNHCEQEDSAWEIALADLMTVLMVFFLVMWLTSIIDPEKRKAFVENLVGESGGGDKVLKQDVTAQTAPIKPPIEQEKPVTEQEVKNAVAKVNPKDIDIEQTPEGIKITLRSDSFFESGRANITDKTREQLENLGETLAGRKQDMTITGYTDNVPISNFQFPSNWELSAARAATVARTFIYMGVEQKYITIEGKADNEPVAPNNSSYGRSLNRRVVIMIKNKKVAQPPRPVAGQVAPPTSR, via the coding sequence ATGAGTGGATCCAGAATGTCAAAAGGTAGAGGCAATCATTGCGAACAAGAAGACAGTGCATGGGAAATTGCACTTGCCGACTTGATGACCGTTTTAATGGTGTTCTTTTTGGTCATGTGGCTGACCTCTATTATTGATCCTGAAAAACGAAAAGCCTTTGTTGAGAACCTTGTTGGTGAAAGTGGCGGGGGAGATAAGGTTTTAAAACAGGATGTCACTGCACAGACAGCGCCTATCAAACCACCAATTGAGCAAGAAAAGCCCGTCACAGAACAAGAAGTTAAGAATGCAGTTGCCAAAGTCAATCCAAAAGATATCGACATTGAGCAAACGCCAGAAGGTATCAAAATTACTTTGAGATCGGATAGCTTCTTTGAAAGTGGGCGTGCCAATATTACTGACAAAACTAGAGAACAGTTGGAAAATCTGGGTGAAACCCTTGCAGGGCGCAAACAGGATATGACCATCACCGGTTATACCGATAATGTACCGATTTCTAACTTCCAATTCCCTTCAAACTGGGAATTGTCGGCAGCTAGGGCGGCAACTGTTGCCAGAACCTTTATCTATATGGGAGTAGAGCAAAAATACATCACCATTGAAGGTAAAGCGGATAATGAACCTGTTGCGCCGAATAACAGTTCTTATGGACGTTCGTTGAACCGCCGAGTGGTTATCATGATCAAGAACAAGAAAGTGGCTCAGCCTCCTCGACCGGTAGCCGGACAAGTAGCACCGCCAACTTCACGCTAA
- a CDS encoding HesA/MoeB/ThiF family protein, producing the protein MKSLNDDELSRYSRQILLSEVDYDGQLKLTQSHAVIVGLGGLGSPVSLYLAAAGVGTLSLIDFDNVDDSNLQRQIVHRENNIGMAKVRSAEENLKALNHFVDIFAYDYNLSEQEFEAIIEKADVVIDCTDNFSTRFMLNRLCYAQKKPLISGAAIRWEGQLSTFDFRKDTSPCYQCLYKEDSGQELTCSENGVLAPVVGMVGSIQAIEAIKALLDKPTLTGKLMILDAYTMNIRTLNLKKDPHCPICSSN; encoded by the coding sequence ATGAAATCATTGAACGATGACGAACTGAGCCGTTATAGCCGCCAAATCCTACTCTCGGAAGTAGATTATGATGGTCAATTGAAACTCACTCAGTCCCATGCCGTAATTGTCGGCCTCGGTGGCCTAGGTTCACCGGTATCGCTCTATTTAGCTGCTGCCGGCGTAGGTACTTTGAGCCTTATTGATTTTGACAATGTTGATGACTCCAACCTGCAACGCCAAATTGTTCATCGTGAGAACAATATTGGCATGGCAAAAGTCAGGTCTGCCGAAGAAAACCTCAAAGCACTGAATCACTTTGTTGACATCTTTGCCTATGACTACAATTTATCCGAACAAGAGTTTGAAGCCATTATCGAAAAAGCGGATGTCGTGATTGATTGTACTGACAATTTTTCGACACGATTTATGTTGAATCGCCTTTGTTATGCTCAGAAAAAACCTTTAATCTCTGGCGCAGCCATTCGTTGGGAGGGGCAACTGTCGACTTTTGACTTTAGAAAAGACACTTCCCCATGTTATCAGTGCTTGTATAAAGAAGATTCAGGTCAGGAGCTGACTTGTAGCGAAAACGGTGTACTGGCACCCGTAGTGGGTATGGTTGGTTCGATACAAGCAATTGAAGCCATTAAAGCTTTATTAGACAAGCCTACACTGACAGGAAAATTGATGATTTTGGATGCCTATACGATGAATATACGCACCCTTAACTTGAAGAAAGATCCACACTGCCCGATCTGCTCGAGCAACTAA
- the prmC gene encoding peptide chain release factor N(5)-glutamine methyltransferase, with translation MTIAEALNLGRNTLTSESPLLDAEILLAYTLDKDRTYLFTWPEHELSAQQAEHFSELLKKRQVGVPVAHLTGNKEFWGLDFKVTSDTLIPRPDTEILVEQALLKIKQLHQDGLNARVLDLGTGSGAIICALKHEAPYIEALAVDLQPAALTVAKQNAEQHGLSIDFRTGSWFEPMVNARFEVIVSNPPYIVENDPHLSQGDVRFEPLTALTSGQDGLEDIRTLISESRNHLVEGGWLLIEHGFDQEVALQKLFADNSFEQVETIYDYGHNPRVTLGQYKNKKDSR, from the coding sequence ATGACGATTGCCGAGGCACTCAATCTGGGGCGAAATACCCTAACCTCTGAATCGCCATTACTGGACGCGGAAATCCTGCTTGCCTACACTCTAGACAAAGACCGTACCTACCTTTTTACCTGGCCGGAACATGAGCTTTCCGCCCAGCAGGCAGAACACTTTTCTGAATTGCTGAAAAAACGCCAGGTTGGGGTACCTGTCGCCCACCTCACCGGTAACAAGGAATTCTGGGGATTGGATTTCAAAGTCACTTCTGACACGCTAATCCCACGCCCTGATACAGAAATACTGGTAGAGCAAGCATTGCTAAAAATTAAGCAACTCCATCAAGATGGGCTTAATGCCCGAGTGCTGGACTTAGGCACTGGATCAGGCGCCATTATTTGTGCACTCAAGCATGAAGCACCCTACATAGAAGCTCTCGCGGTGGATCTACAACCAGCGGCGTTGACAGTTGCCAAACAAAATGCCGAGCAACATGGCTTGTCCATTGATTTTCGCACTGGTAGCTGGTTTGAACCCATGGTAAATGCTCGTTTTGAAGTAATTGTTTCCAATCCACCGTATATTGTTGAAAACGACCCTCATTTATCTCAGGGAGATGTTCGCTTTGAACCACTCACAGCATTAACCTCTGGGCAGGATGGATTGGAAGACATACGCACTTTGATATCAGAAAGCAGAAACCATTTAGTTGAAGGCGGATGGCTGTTGATAGAACATGGATTTGATCAAGAAGTTGCCCTACAAAAGCTCTTTGCCGACAACAGTTTTGAACAAGTGGAAACCATTTACGATTACGGACACAACCCAAGAGTGACCCTAGGGCAATATAAGAACAAAAAGGATTCAAGATGA
- the prfA gene encoding peptide chain release factor 1 — protein MKDSIRKKLDLLVERLDEVNHLMSDPEIISNQTKFMNLNKEHSQISSVVEAYTQFLQAESDLDEAKDMIASGDPDLKEMGQEELPILSKKLEELELALQKMLLPKDPNDDSNIFLEIRAGTGGDEAAIFAGDLFRMYSRYAENMKWQIEVLNAQEGEHGGYKEIITRIIGDGAYSRLKFESGAHRVQRVPATETQGRVHTSAATVVIMPEAPDVEAVELNPADLKVDTFRASGAGGQHVNKTDSAIRITHIPTGTVVECQDERSQHKNRARAMSLLAARIMDEKQRKHDQEIAQERKSLVGSGDRSERIRTYNYPQGRVTDHRINLTLYKLDDVMQGGLQQVIDPLINEYQAEQLASLSEQ, from the coding sequence ATGAAAGACTCTATTCGTAAAAAACTCGACCTGCTCGTAGAACGCTTGGATGAAGTGAACCACCTGATGTCTGATCCTGAAATCATCAGCAATCAGACCAAGTTCATGAACCTCAACAAAGAGCATTCGCAAATCAGTTCCGTGGTGGAAGCCTATACACAGTTTCTACAAGCTGAAAGTGATCTGGACGAAGCCAAGGATATGATTGCCTCTGGCGACCCTGACTTGAAAGAAATGGGGCAAGAAGAGCTTCCAATCCTATCCAAGAAACTTGAAGAACTTGAGTTGGCGCTACAAAAAATGCTGCTTCCAAAAGACCCTAACGATGATTCCAACATCTTTTTGGAAATTCGTGCGGGAACAGGTGGGGACGAAGCCGCTATTTTTGCTGGAGACTTGTTCCGCATGTACAGCCGCTACGCGGAAAACATGAAATGGCAGATTGAAGTGCTTAACGCTCAGGAAGGTGAGCATGGTGGTTATAAAGAAATCATCACCCGAATCATTGGTGATGGCGCTTATTCTCGCTTGAAATTTGAGTCCGGTGCTCATCGCGTACAACGCGTTCCTGCAACGGAAACGCAAGGGCGTGTTCACACCTCCGCAGCAACCGTTGTTATCATGCCGGAAGCGCCTGATGTTGAAGCGGTTGAACTGAACCCTGCTGACTTGAAAGTAGACACCTTTCGCGCCTCCGGCGCAGGGGGACAGCACGTCAACAAAACCGACTCGGCAATTCGTATCACCCATATTCCGACTGGAACGGTCGTTGAATGTCAGGATGAACGTTCTCAGCACAAAAACCGTGCCCGTGCCATGTCACTATTGGCGGCGCGCATCATGGATGAAAAGCAACGTAAGCACGATCAGGAAATCGCACAGGAACGTAAGAGCTTGGTCGGTTCCGGAGACCGCTCCGAACGTATCCGTACCTACAACTATCCGCAAGGGCGCGTTACTGACCACCGCATCAACCTCACGCTTTACAAGCTTGACGATGTTATGCAAGGCGGCTTACAACAAGTCATTGATCCATTAATCAATGAATATCAAGCGGAACAACTTGCCTCCTTGAGCGAGCAATAA
- the hemA gene encoding glutamyl-tRNA reductase — MKLFVLGVNHKTAPVDVREKVSFSQEQVQHALGELKEKCPSDEYMILSTCNRTEIYCNLKSLEEGVIEQWLHDYFNLPPESLQDYLYKKTNLDAIKHIMRVSSGLNSLILGEPQIFGQIKDAYALAQKSDSIHQRMDALFQHIFKTVKQIRTDTAIGSSPVSVAFSAVALSKQFFGDLSDQTALLLGAGETIELVARHLKEHHIGKLIIANRTLAKAHQITEALGGYAIGLNEIGDHLHEADMIIASTASPTPILNQNDIKAALKTRRHKPMFIVDIAVPRDIAPEVGQLDNVYLYTVDDLTAIIEENKQSRKDASLEAEEIVSSQAENFMMQYHASLQASPLIQHYRQQAYQVKDHAIEDALALLQKGEHPEQVIKKLANQLTNKILHTPTANLHHAGLKGEQHIIDAAKQLLFEADKPNNTHTS; from the coding sequence ATGAAATTATTTGTGTTGGGCGTGAATCATAAAACAGCCCCTGTGGATGTCCGTGAAAAGGTGTCTTTTTCACAGGAACAGGTGCAGCATGCACTCGGAGAACTGAAAGAGAAATGTCCTAGTGATGAATACATGATCCTTTCGACATGTAACCGCACGGAAATCTATTGCAACCTGAAATCCTTAGAAGAAGGTGTCATTGAGCAATGGCTACATGACTACTTCAATCTTCCGCCAGAAAGCCTGCAGGATTATCTCTACAAGAAAACCAACCTCGATGCCATCAAACATATCATGCGTGTTTCTAGTGGATTGAACTCATTGATTCTTGGCGAGCCTCAGATTTTCGGACAGATTAAAGATGCCTACGCGCTGGCGCAAAAGTCGGACAGCATCCACCAACGCATGGACGCTTTGTTCCAACATATTTTCAAAACGGTCAAGCAAATACGCACCGATACGGCAATAGGTTCAAGCCCAGTTTCTGTCGCTTTTTCTGCTGTAGCACTTTCTAAACAGTTTTTTGGTGACCTGTCCGATCAAACGGCTTTGTTGCTTGGCGCCGGAGAAACCATTGAGCTGGTTGCCCGCCATTTGAAAGAGCACCATATCGGCAAGTTGATTATTGCCAACCGTACGTTGGCGAAAGCTCACCAGATCACCGAAGCACTTGGTGGCTATGCGATTGGCTTGAACGAAATCGGTGACCACCTTCATGAAGCAGATATGATTATTGCATCAACTGCAAGCCCGACACCTATTCTAAATCAAAATGATATCAAGGCAGCACTTAAGACTCGCAGACACAAGCCTATGTTTATCGTCGACATTGCTGTGCCTAGAGATATTGCGCCGGAAGTTGGGCAACTGGATAACGTCTACCTTTATACGGTAGATGATCTCACCGCCATCATCGAAGAAAACAAACAATCTCGCAAAGACGCTTCTTTGGAAGCGGAAGAAATCGTCAGTTCTCAAGCTGAAAACTTCATGATGCAATACCATGCATCGCTACAGGCAAGCCCGTTGATACAGCATTACCGTCAGCAAGCCTATCAAGTCAAAGACCATGCGATTGAAGATGCCTTAGCCCTTCTGCAAAAAGGTGAACATCCAGAACAGGTCATCAAAAAGCTGGCTAATCAGCTCACCAACAAAATTCTGCACACGCCAACGGCAAACCTACATCATGCGGGACTTAAAGGTGAGCAACACATCATTGATGCTGCAAAACAACTGTTATTTGAAGCTGACAAACCAAACAACACGCATACTTCTTAG